From a region of the Gavia stellata isolate bGavSte3 chromosome 32, bGavSte3.hap2, whole genome shotgun sequence genome:
- the ABHD17A gene encoding alpha/beta hydrolase domain-containing protein 17A, protein MNGLSISQLCCLFCCPPCPSRIAAKLAFLPPEPTYAVVPEPEPMGSTSTSSLRGGAAGRWKLHLKDRADFQYSQRELDNIEVFVTKSSRGNRVGCMYVRCVPGARYTVLFSHGNAVDLGQMSSFYIGLGTRINCNIFSYDYSGYGVSTGKPSERNLYSDIDAAWQALRTRYGISPENIILYGQSIGTVPTVDLASRYECAAIVLHSPLTSGMRVAFPETKKTYWFDAFPNIEKISKITSPVLIIHGTEDEVIDFSHGLALFERCPKAVEPLWVDGAGHNDIELYSQYLERLRKFISQELASQRN, encoded by the exons ATGAACGGGCTGTCGATCAGCCAactctgctgcctcttctgctgtcctccctgccccagccgcATCGCTGCCAAACTGGCCTTCCTGCCTCCAGAGCCCACCTACGCCGTGGTCCCCGAGCCGGAGCCCAtgggcagcaccagcaccagctCCCTGCGCGGCGGTGCCGCGGGGCGGTGGAAGCTGCACTTGAAGGACCGGGCGGATTTCCAGTACTCCCAGCGGGAGCTGGACAACATCGAGGTGTTCGTCACCAAAAGCAGCCGAGGGAACCGCGTTGGCTGCATGTACGTCCGCTGCGTGCCAGGTGCCAG GTACACGGTCCTCTTCTCACATGGCAACGCCGTGGACCTGGGGCAGATGAGCAGCTTCTACATTGGGCTGGGCACCCGCATCAACTGCAACATCTTCTCCTACGACTACTCGGGCTACGGCGTGAGCACGGGCAAGCCCTCCGAGAGGAACCTCTACTCCGACATCGACGCCGCGTGGCAGGCGCTGCGGACGCG gtATGGGATCAGCCCAGAGAACATTATTTTATATGGACAAAGCATTGGCACGGTGCCCACGGTTGATCTGGCCTCCCGCTACGAGTGTGCTGCCATCGTGCTCCACTCCCCACTCACCTCTGGCATGAGAGTCGCCTTCCCCGAGACCAAGAAGACCTACTGGTTCGATGCCTTCCCCAA CATCGAGAAGATCTCCAAAATCACCTCTCCTGTCCTCATCATCCACGGCACGGAAGATGAAGTCATCGACTTCTCCCATGGCCTGGCACTCTTTGAACGCTGCCCCAAGGCTGTGGAGCCGCTGTGGGTGGATGGGGCCGGGCACAATGACATTGAACTCTACAGCCAGTACCTCGAGCGCCTTCGGAAATTCATCTCCCAGGAGCTGGCCAGCCAACGCAACTAG